In Bacteroidota bacterium, the genomic window AAGCGGTGAAGCTTGGGTGGGCTCACGGGGCATTGCTGACGAGCTTTCCGGGGGATACAACGATGGCAACAGTCGAACAGGTCCGCGCGTTTGCCAAAGGCGGATCGGCTCGCATTCAACGATAACAACAGCAAGCAGAAATTATTAGAAGCCGACATCTGAAAAGATGACGGCTTTTTTATTAGTGCGGCGATTAAATGGGGGTTTATATGCTTGACAAAGAGGGTTTGTCTTCTCTACGGTGGTTCACGTAGGCACAATCGTGATAAAATCACTCAATCTTTGGCCATTTTTGCTCAATTTCGCAAATTATTACGAATTTATTGGACTTTTGCGTTGCTTTTAATCACAGCCAAGTGCCCCTGAGATTCAGATTTTGCCAGCGAGGACGTAGGTAAAATTACGGAGGTGATTTATGGCATTCTACAAATACTCGAGGTTCCTGCAGCAAAACAATAACAAGCTGTTCGATGAAATTTATGCGCCGGGACAGGCGACGCCGAGTTCGGGAATCTACCGGTGCGACGGATGCGTCCGCGAAGTTACTGTTGTTGCTGGGACCGCGCTTCCGCCGCAAAATCATCACGCGCATGATGCAACGCAGGGAAGCATCCGGTGGCGCCTGATCGCATACACCGCGAATCAGTGAAGAAAAAGCGCAGAGGAAAATCGTCTTCGGGAGCAGGCTTTTGTGCTGAATGATCTATTTCCAAAATCCATTATTGATGGAACGCAGCCAATCCTCCTTAACCGGCAGGGCTGAGGAATGATCTACTTCGTCCTTCTCTTTTCTCTTATTGCTTGCTTCAATTTATTTTGCTTTACCCGATCTTTGACAATTTTTATCACCAATGACGCCGGCAGCGGTTTATCGACCGGAAATCGGATCGTCCCTTTCGAGGTATCAAATTTCGCAATGTCTTTCTTGAATTTTTCAAGAAGCGAGGAACTCATTGGGAAGAAACTGCAATGGTTCTTGAACGCTGCGTACGCCACGAGCCCGCCATAATAAAAGAACGTCGGTATTTGATAACTTATCCCTTCCGTTGCGCCGGGAGCTGCCGATCTGATCGTTGCTCGAAGTTTGGAGAGCGTTTTACGCGCCTCACCGCTCAAGGAGGAGAGATATTCATCAACATTTTCCGGCGTTTCTTTTTCCATGATGAACCTCTATCCTTTGGTGACTGGGATTTTCGGCGCCACGAGATTCTGCCGTCGAGATTCGGAGAGCCTCAGCCCCAGTAGTGCAAGCGGGATCGAGGTGACCGCACCGGCGATGCTATACCAAAGAGGCCCGTAATCGCTCATTATTATCCCACCGAAAATCCAAACAACGCTTCCGAAGATCGCCGCGATCCAGACCGCTTTCTTTGCTTTTTCCCTTGCGATCACCGCCGTAAGGTACATTCCCCCGACTTCGAAGATCGAACGATAGCTGAGTGCAAGCAGCACTAACCATGTATCAAACATCGGCTGACCGTACGGCGGGTATATATTCGTCACATGAAAAAAATGATCGGTTGCCAGCGTGATAAGCGTTGTGGCAAAAAAACCTGCTACGATGGCAAGAGTCGTTCGCATAAAAATTGTTTTCAGCTATTCTCCTTTTTATGCATTGTTTAGCCCCTCGATATTGATTTCTTTCATCTATGCATCGAGGTTAAAGCTCTTTTTGCCCTTTGGAGATCTTCGTCCCTAAGAAGCCCCCTAAAATTGACGGGACAGTTTGCCCTCTGTCGCCGAATTTACTGTTGCTTATGAAGCTGTGCCTTGACCGTCGGGCTGTCGGCGGCCTTTTGAACATCTTCAGGAAATTCGTCATTCTCAAATACCCGCCTCACTTCGATGATATCGCCGTCGTCCGCCGGAACTTTTTTTGCCCATTCTACCGCTTCGTTCTTTGACTTCACATTGATCATCCAGTATCCGCCAAGCACCTCCTTGGATTCAACGAAAGGGCCGTCGGTTACTTTCACGTTTCCTTTGGAAAATGAAACGCGGGCGGCTGTCGAAGGGGAGTGAAGACCGTCGAGTGAAATGAGCGCCCCCGATTTAGCCAAGGCTTCATTGTATCTCATCATTCGCTCGACCGCCTCAACCTTCGGAGTGAAATCCGCTCCTGCCTGTTCTCCCTTTTTTCCCTGGTATGCGCTCGGTATCATCAGCATCATGAATCTCATTTGAATAACTCCTTATAATTGGTGGAGGGCGGCTGAATGCCGGCCCGTGATAGCTTGTTGAACATTATAGTCGAACGACGATAGTGGACCTCGACACATTTTATAGTGAATGGACGGATCGTTCTTTGTAACTCTTTCCCAATAAGAGCTGATTCTCTTCCGTAGAGATTTCCTCGGAGCGATCGCGGGAAGGAAGTAGCGAAATATGATAAGGATGTCGACAATTCATAACAAATGTAGATCGTTTTCAGTGCGTGAAAATCCGGCTGATCTTTTTGATTTGTATTCCGTTATTGCATCAAACAATTGTTTTGAGACGGTGCTGGCAAACACCAAAAAATTGACGGGAAAAATGAAAAATATTTAACGGTTTTTTTTGTAACAAAACTACAATTTTTTCCGTATAATGACGTCATAATAAATGACCGATAGTATAATTTTTAATTGGAGAGTCAGTGGGTATTCCAGAACGCAAAGAACGGGAGAAAGAACGCAGAAAAGAAGAAATTCTCGATGCAGCCCATAGAGTATTTGTCGAGAAAGGGCTGACGACAGCAACAGTCGATGACATAGCTGCCGCTGCAGA contains:
- a CDS encoding DUF1801 domain-containing protein; amino-acid sequence: MEKETPENVDEYLSSLSGEARKTLSKLRATIRSAAPGATEGISYQIPTFFYYGGLVAYAAFKNHCSFFPMSSSLLEKFKKDIAKFDTSKGTIRFPVDKPLPASLVIKIVKDRVKQNKLKQAIREKRRTK
- a CDS encoding protein L yields the protein MAFYKYSRFLQQNNNKLFDEIYAPGQATPSSGIYRCDGCVREVTVVAGTALPPQNHHAHDATQGSIRWRLIAYTANQ
- a CDS encoding sugar kinase encodes the protein AVKLGWAHGALLTSFPGDTTMATVEQVRAFAKGGSARIQR
- a CDS encoding YciI family protein → MRFMMLMIPSAYQGKKGEQAGADFTPKVEAVERMMRYNEALAKSGALISLDGLHSPSTAARVSFSKGNVKVTDGPFVESKEVLGGYWMINVKSKNEAVEWAKKVPADDGDIIEVRRVFENDEFPEDVQKAADSPTVKAQLHKQQ